CTCCACTATCAATGTCATCTGTTCTATGTCCCATGTGAAGGCTTGATTCGCATTCTTGACTGGCCATTCCTACAATGTGATCCTGTGTAACATAGAAAGGAGGCAAGAATCAATCATTATTGGCCTTGTGTGCATATttagaaatatttaaatttgcacAATTTCATATTAGTAACCACTCATTAGACATAAGTAACCAGATGATATGAGTCTGCTATAATTGTTCAAAATATAGCTTGAATATAAGCTTCACTTACTGTGACTATTGCTTGTTGATTATTCTTTGtcctctttttccttattacttgTTCTGTAGTTGACATTTTTCTCTTTGATGGCGGTCTTCCCCTACGTGGCTTTGTTATAGGACTGTGAATGTTCACTTGATCTGCTGAAAGTGACACACCTAAATTAGCTTGCACTGGTCTCGCTGCGTCACCTTGATGGTGGCCTTTTCCTTTTGTATTTGCAGCAGCTTCCTTCACCTTCTCCTTCACCTTATCTTGAATACCACGCATGGTATTGTCTAGAAGTGCTGTGGCATCAATTGTCTCACATGCAATCTCCGCAATCTTATAGAATTTCTTGCACAATTCATCAAATCTTTGCGTTTGTGGTTGCAGCTGTTTAACATGGTAGCTTGACTTGATGTATGCATAATTCCGTCGAATGTTTTGGCTCCACCTAGGCAAAAGATATCGTGAAGGTACTTGTTTGACCCTTTCTTGTGCAAGTACCTGAAGTGAGTGCCTACATATTATTCCTCTAAATTGAAATAATAAGCATGTGCACTTGATGTCATGGTCATTACGATTGAAGACGACTCGAAAGACTCCTTCCTTTAGACGCCCAACCACATGCATTTCTTCCATTACTTCATATATGCAAATTGGCGAGTCAATGGTGATGCTACAGACATAACAATTCATCTTTGCTCGAAATTCAGCTTGCACTTCATTAAATTTAGAATGGGTATACTCCTGCTGAAATTGCCTCTCAATATAGGAATTTGATCCACAAGGGACAACAGTGTGGAAAGAACGAAAGTCTGCCTCATATTCTTTTTCAGCTTTGTCCTTGAGGGCATTATCATACTGTCTAACAAATTGTTGCAATGATGCACGAGAGTTTATATATCCATCGAAGAATGCATTCATACTTTCACTCCTTTGTGTGGTTTACATTCTAGCCCAAAAGTGCTTCTTTAAAAAACAAGGGACCCATCTTGACCGCTCCATATAGAGGCCAGATAGCCATTCATTATCGGCTAAGccatatttttttacaaaagcATTCCATGCATCTTCGAATCTCTCTCTGTGAGTGATTCATAAACACATTCTTTCATGTCACACTTTATACTTTTGTATTCAAGAaaacttttaaatttttctGGTATCTTCTTCATTATGTGCCACAAGCACCACCGATGTCGAGCATCCGGGAAAACTAACTGTATTGCTTTCTTCATTGCCTTACATTGGTCCGTCACAATACCTTGTGGAGACTTTCCATACATGCAACTCAGCCATGACCGAAACAACCATGTAAATGACTCTGTGTCTTCAGCAGACAATAGACCACATCCTAGCAAAATAGATTGCCCTTGGTGGTTGACACCAACAAAAGGGGCGAATGGCATGTCATACTTATTTGTTAAATAAGTGGTGTCAAAAGAGATAACATCTCCAAAGTACTCATACGAGGCCCTGCTTCTTGCATCAGCCCAAAACACATTTCTCACATGGAAGTCGTCATCCAAGTCAATTTCATAAAAGAAATTGCTATTCAGTTGTTGCATCCGTGAGAAATACTCACGTAGTGCCTTGCCATCACCATCCTTTCCAAGTCTCTTCCTTTCCTGTCGCACAAAGTTCCGGATGTCTCGCTCAACAAATGGCAAATTCTCATGTCCTCCCGCTTCTTGAACAAGTGAGCGGAAGCTCTTATTGAACCTAACACCTGCATCATCATTAATCTGAATAGTCCGCTTAACATGCATGCTTATTCTTCTATTACCTTCGAACATCCTAGATTTTCCGGGGCTCAAGTCATGGCAATGGTCATCATTAAATGTGTTAATGTACCAAAGCCCATCTTTGTGTACCGATGTACAAATCTTTGCAGGACACTGAATTTTCCTTGTTGGGTTTGTTTTCAAATCATTTGGCAGGGACGACACATAATTTCCTTCCCAAACACATGCAAACATATTGTATTTAATTTGGCCATCAGTTCCTTTCTTTGAGTTTCTCACCTTCATACCGAATCCTTTCTTCATAGCATATTGACGATAATGAGCTTTCACACACTCTGCAGATTTAAATGACATGCCAACCCAAATGTCAGTGTCATCAATTTGACTAACCAATGTTGGGGACCCTTCCTGTGCTGATTGATCACAATATTGGGTTGTATTATCCTGTAAGTGAGGCAGTTCAACCCTAGGCACAAAGTCTTGCTCCATCACAAATGCTTTACATACACTTCAAGAGGGACAAAACCATATAATTTTGATCAGGGgcaaaaatatgaaaaatgttAGATGAAAGATATAATAACAGACTTGTACTAGTATTAGCATTAGAAGAGGAAATATAATAGACGTGAAGAAGGAATGTGAAAGCAAAAAACAATTTCAATTGCATGCTTTTGTTCAGCTCACAAACTGGGTGTTGCCCCTATCCATCAGGGATGGGTAAAATTAGGCTTCAAATTTACATTAAAAGTTTTCAAATCCCCCACTATTAATACAATATACCTGTAAATAAACAAGAGATAAGGAAAATTTGGGGAAGGTACTGCTCAGAGTTATGTACACAAACCACTAGGGTGACTACAATACAACCATAGCACCccataaatataataaataacagATGAGGATCAAACCTTCAAGCTTTGCTTCCAATATGATGCACAAAAACGCAAAAACAATCTTGGATCATGAGATGCGCACGAGCACGAGACAGAGGGAAAAGGGGGGAAAGGTCATCGTTTTCCCGCGGAGTGAGACTGAACAAAGAGTGTTGTTGGTGATCGTGTAATGCACACCAATAATACtgtttttttaaagataaatattggttttttaaaaaatatgtatattgaAGATTgaagttaaaacaaaaaaaaagatctattttgtttttttaacgtAAGCaagatagatttttttttttggaatgaaTTTAAGATAAATATTGTTTTTTCAAAGAAATAAATATTGTCAAATACACAGAGTACATATTTAGAATATATATTAATGTTCACAATACCTTCAAATAGAGCTGGGTTTCAACCCGCGGGTCAGCTCGACGGGTTAGATTAATGAGCCGGGTTGGATTGGTTAAATTTCAGCTCGAAAAGAACTTGGGTTAGTGCAACATGTGGGTCGGGATGGCCGTATTGACAGCTCTACTTTTAAATCTTCTTTGATAATTAGCATATGATAGAGAATTCTATACGAgcaagatatgataagagcataatagactctaatcataTTATACTATATGTTTCCGGTGGACAGCATAAGAGGAGATATGATACAATAtcacatgatatgataagagcataAACTATTTACATGACATTATGATTCAAAATATCGAAAGTAACATGTTCCTGTTAAATTGGCCAAATACTGAACTGAACTAACCGTTCGCATACActtgactaaccataaagcacaaggTCCATATTTATCCTTGTATCCTATTAAAATCACATCAGGGGGTGAAAAATCAGTTGAAAAGTTCATTAGAAGTATTATTTACATGCCATTGTGATTCAAAATATCGAAAGTAACATGTTCCTGTTAAATTGGCCAAATACTGAACTGAACTAACCGTTTGCATAAActtgactaaccataaagcacaaggTCCATATTTATCCTTGTATCCTATTAAAATCACTATCAGGGGTGTAAAATCAGTTGAAAAGCTCAATAGAAGGACTATTTACATGACATTATGATTCAAAATATCGAAAGTAACATGTTCCTGTTAAATTGGCCAAATACTGAACTGAACTAACCGTTTGCATACActtgactaaccataaagcaaaAGGTCCATATTTATCCTTGTATCTTATTAAAATCACATCAGGGGGTGTAAAATCAGTTGAAAAGTTCATTAGAAGGACTATTTACATGACATTATGATTCAAAATATCGAAAGTAACATGTTCCTGTTAAATTGGCCAAATACTGAACTGAACTAACCATTTGCATACActtgactaaccataaagcacaaggTCCATATTTATCCTTGTATCCTATTAAAATCACTATCAGGGGTGTAAAATCAGTTGAAAAGTTCATTAGAAGGACTATTTACATTACATTATGATTCAAAATATCGAAAGTAACATGTTCCTGTTAAATTGGCCAAATACTGAACTGAACTAACCGTTTGCATACACTTGACTAGCCGTAAAGCACAAGGTCCATATTTATCCTTGTATCCTATTAAAATCACATCAGGGGGTGAAAAATCAGTTGAAAAGTTCATTAGAAGTATTATTTACATGCCATTGTGATTCAAAATATCGAAAGTAACATGTTCCTGTTAAATTGGTCAAATACTGAACTGAACTAACCGTTTGCATACActtgactaaccataaagcacaaggTTCATATTTATCCTTGTATCCTATTAAAATCACATTAGGGGGTGTAAAATCAGTTGAAAAGTTCATTAGAAGGACTATTTACATGACATTATGATTCAAAATATCGAAAGTAACATGTTCCTGTTAAATTGGTCAAATACTGAACTGAACTAACCGTTTGCATACACtggactaaccataaagcacaaggTCCATATTTATCCTTGTATCCTATTAAAATCACTATCAGGGGTGTAAAATCAGTTGAAAAGTTCATTAGAAGGACTATTTACATGACATTATGATTCAAAATATTGAAAGTAACATGTTCCTGTTAAATTGGCCAAATACTGAACTGAACTAACCGTTTGCATACActtgactaaccataaagcacaaggTCTTTGTGTCTTATTAAAATCACTATCAGGGGTGTAAAATCAGTTGAAAAGTTCATTAGAAGTATTATTTACATGCCATTCACATGACTGACCACAATGTTTAAGGTTCATATTTATGTAAGATATGTAAAAGAAGTTAAAATATTCATTACAAGTACATTTCATTATACTTCAAAATATTGAAAGTAACATTTTCCTATTCGATTGGCCAATTACTACATTGATTAAACCACAAAGTTTCACATGACTGTCATCAAAGTTTAAGGTGTTTATGCTTCGGGTTGAATTACCCAATTACTACACATGACTACCCATAACTATAAAAGCACTACATATTGAAATAATACCTTCAAAAACATCCTAAAGGTCAAATCTATtgaatcttcttctttttcctttgatATGTTGTCCAAGGCGTTCGGCAGACCAAGCTGCCCACACGTTTCCTAGGTTGGTCTTTCTGCCTTGTGTACATATTTGATCGTTGTTGCTCAGGTGGATCGGTATCATGGGGTATATTATGACCTTCACCTGCATCAActgcaataaaaaaaaaagcaatataTATAAATTAGTAAATCTATAAGAGTGACTTATGAGTCATTTGTTATGCAGTCACATGCCCAACTTACATATGGAAACGCCAAGCACAGATGGGACAGATGGGGATCCACCGTTCATATTTTCAAACAATATGGTTTCTTCGCCCAAAGAACGAGTACTAGTGGTTGGATCAATAAACTGAGGTGATGTTGGTAGATTCAGATCTATCATTCTCAATTCTTCCTCAAGGATGAATATCTTCTCTTGTAGATCCTTAACCTTTGCATCTAAAACATCAATATCATGTGCGGCATATCTTGATTGGCAAACGGGCTGATGCCACTGGAGAAAACCACGAGGTGCCATTTGCATGGCTTCCTTCACAATTTCATGTTCAAGATCTTCATTTGATGCAGCTATTTGTTGACATATCTATAGACAAGGCAACCTATTACAAATCAGCAGAATACAACAAAGATTTGCAACAAAGGTTCATTTTCTTACCGAAGTGTTTTCAAACATTGTGGAGAGTTTCTTCCTCCCTAAGGTAAGATGAGGCCAATGTAAAAACCGAGGAAATGTAGTTCCATAGCTAAATTTGACACTATGGTGCAATGACATATGCTCCAAAGCCCAAATCTGTATGTGCATCATAAACTTCATGATCATATCATAGAAACATAAACAAAAACATAAGCAATAATGACCAGAAAGTACCATTGAAATATATTTCACTTAAAATCTTGTACCTGTAAAACTGCTGCACAACCTATTAGAGACACTTTGTGTGAATTTTTTGCTTCACGAAAGTGTTTGACTGCTCGAATCAATCCACCAACCAAAACATCATATACAAAAACACCCCAACTatatttatcaagtgaacttaGGTCGTCTAAAGTCCTCAACAAACCACTATGCACAGTGGAGTTGGTATTAGGGCAATAAAATTCTGCTAAGCCAAGAAGTATGTACCATCGACAAAAGTCTTCAACATCTTCAGCACAATTATTCTTTTTTAGTTGTTCAACTATTATCGGGATCGTAATTTTTTTCCCATTGAACAAACTTGTAGTATGACATTCTTCATCTTGATCAAAAATCACGCTTTCCTCTACAATGCGCAACCCAGTTGCAAAGCAAACATCTAAAGGGGTAAAAGGAACTACTGCACTTCGTATTGTAAAACCCAAACGACGCCCTACCCACCGAGTAACTAATTCATACAGTAAATTCCCATTGATTGGTATTTTTTCCGGAATATTCATTAACCATTTGAACGGGGTAGCATTTATTTGAGCTTTTTGAAGATCAGTGAGATTCTTATTGACCTCAAGAAGAAAATTTGGTTGACAATTGTGTCTAACACGTAACTGAAAAATGACAAATAAATGAATCATCAGAATTGCTTCTAAATATACGTATGTTCATCGAATAAACCACTAGAATGTTATTTGAAATATAAAAATAGctcaaaaaaatatcattttacaATATATGAAGACGCTAGTTCTATAATGGGAAAACACTAAACAAACTTGCAAACCGTATAACCTTAAAAAGAAAGGTGAGAAGTTTCAATATTAAAA
This is a stretch of genomic DNA from Lotus japonicus ecotype B-129 chromosome 1, LjGifu_v1.2. It encodes these proteins:
- the LOC130734401 gene encoding uncharacterized protein LOC130734401 isoform X3; protein product: MEESGGQLRVRHNCQPNFLLEVNKNLTDLQKAQINATPFKWLMNIPEKIPINGNLLYELVTRWVGRRLGFTIRSAVVPFTPLDVCFATGLRIVEESVIFDQDEECHTTSLFNGKKITIPIIVEQLKKNNCAEDVEDFCRWYILLGLAEFYCPNTNSTVHSGLLRTLDDLSSLDKYSWGVFVYDVLVGGLIRAVKHFREAKNSHKVSLIGCAAVLQIWALEHMSLHHSVKFSYGTTFPRFLHWPHLTLGRKKLSTMFENTSICQQIAASNEDLEHEIVKEAMQMAPRGFLQWHQPVCQSRYAAHDIDVLDAKVKDLQEKIFILEEELRMIDLNLPTSPQFIDPTTSTRSLGEETILFENMNGGSPSVPSVLGVSIFDAGEGHNIPHDTDPPEQQRSNMYTRQKDQPRKRVGSLVCRTPWTTYQRKKKKIQ
- the LOC130734401 gene encoding uncharacterized protein LOC130734401 isoform X6, which encodes MLVLRNILESRLRGVKLKPISKLPTMEESGGQIWALEHMSLHHSVKFSYGTTFPRFLHWPHLTLGRKKLSTMFENTSICQQIAASNEDLEHEIVKEAMQMAPRGFLQWHQPVCQSRYAAHDIDVLDAKVKDLQEKIFILEEELRMIDLNLPTSPQFIDPTTSTRSLGEETILFENMNGGSPSVPSVLGVSIFDAGEGHNIPHDTDPPEQQRSNMYTRQKDQPRKRVGSLVCRTPWTTYQRKKKKIQ
- the LOC130734401 gene encoding uncharacterized protein LOC130734401 isoform X4, with translation MNIPEKIPINGNLLYELVTRWVGRRLGFTIRSAVVPFTPLDVCFATGLRIVEESVIFDQDEECHTTSLFNGKKITIPIIVEQLKKNNCAEDVEDFCRWYILLGLAEFYCPNTNSTVHSGLLRTLDDLSSLDKYSWGVFVYDVLVGGLIRAVKHFREAKNSHKVSLIGCAAVLQIWALEHMSLHHSVKFSYGTTFPRFLHWPHLTLGRKKLSTMFENTSICQQIAASNEDLEHEIVKEAMQMAPRGFLQWHQPVCQSRYAAHDIDVLDAKVKDLQEKIFILEEELRMIDLNLPTSPQFIDPTTSTRSLGEETILFENMNGGSPSVPSVLGVSIFDAGEGHNIPHDTDPPEQQRSNMYTRQKDQPRKRVGSLVCRTPWTTYQRKKKKIQ
- the LOC130732828 gene encoding protein FAR1-RELATED SEQUENCE 5-like, with translation MNAFFDGYINSRASLQQFVRQYDNALKDKAEKEYEADFRSFHTVVPCGSNSYIERQFQQEYTHSKFNEVQAEFRAKMNCYVCSITIDSPICIYEVMEEMHVVGRLKEGVFRVVFNRNDHDIKCTCLLFQFRGIICRHSLQVLAQERVKQVPSRYLLPRWSQNIRRNYAYIKSSYHVKQLQPQTQRFDELCKKFYKIAEIACETIDATALLDNTMRGIQDKVKEKVKEAAANTKGKGHHQGDAARPVQANLGVSLSADQVNIHSPITKPRRGRPPSKRKMSTTEQVIRKKRTKNNQQAIVTDHIVGMASQECESSLHMGHRTDDIDSGGFEQPHSVLTGVNGSRNDGVYLQNCSASELSDGHATSFLSLLEADEGPSYNYLDSQSTVTSHASQFPYFIGVDGHFVTITNVTNE
- the LOC130734401 gene encoding uncharacterized protein LOC130734401 isoform X1, which produces MLVLRNILESRLRGVKLKPISKLPTMEESGGQLRVRHNCQPNFLLEVNKNLTDLQKAQINATPFKWLMNIPEKIPINGNLLYELVTRWVGRRLGFTIRSAVVPFTPLDVCFATGLRIVEESVIFDQDEECHTTSLFNGKKITIPIIVEQLKKNNCAEDVEDFCRWYILLGLAEFYCPNTNSTVHSGLLRTLDDLSSLDKYSWGVFVYDVLVGGLIRAVKHFREAKNSHKVSLIGCAAVLQIWALEHMSLHHSVKFSYGTTFPRFLHWPHLTLGRKKLSTMFENTSICQQIAASNEDLEHEIVKEAMQMAPRGFLQWHQPVCQSRYAAHDIDVLDAKVKDLQEKIFILEEELRMIDLNLPTSPQFIDPTTSTRSLGEETILFENMNGGSPSVPSVLGVSIFDAGEGHNIPHDTDPPEQQRSNMYTRQKDQPRKRVGSLVCRTPWTTYQRKKKKIQ
- the LOC130732836 gene encoding protein FAR1-RELATED SEQUENCE 5-like; translation: MEQDFVPRVELPHLQDNTTQYCDQSAQEGSPTLVSQIDDTDIWVGMSFKSAECVKAHYRQYAMKKGFGMKVRNSKKGTDGQIKYNMFACVWEGNYVSSLPNDLKTNPTRKIQCPAKICTSVHKDGLWYINTFNDDHCHDLSPGKSRMFEGNRRISMHVKRTIQINDDAGVRFNKSFRSLVQEAGGHENLPFVERDIRNFVRQERKRLGKDGDGKALREYFSRMQQLNSNFFYEIDLDDDFHVRNVFWADARSRASYEYFGDVISFDTTYLTNKYDMPFAPFVGVNHQGQSILLGCGLLSAEDTESFTWLFRSWLSCMYGKSPQGIVTDQCKAMKKAIQLVFPDARHRWCLWHIMKKIPEKFKSFLEYKSIKCDMKECVYESLTERDSKMHGMLL